In the genome of Streptomyces globosus, one region contains:
- the rpoB gene encoding DNA-directed RNA polymerase subunit beta, with the protein MAASRNASTNTNNGASTAPLRISFAKIKEPLEVPNLLALQTESFDWLLGNAAWKSRVESALESGLDVPTKSGLEEIFEEISPIEDFSGSMSLTFRDHRFEPAKNSVDECKERDFTYAAPLFVTAEFTNNETGEIKSQTVFMGDFPLMTNKGTFVINGTERVVVSQLVRSPGVYFDSSIDKTSDKDIFSAKIIPSRGAWLEMEVDKRDMVGVRIDRKRKQSVTVLLKALGWTTEQILEEFGEYESMRATLEKDHTQGQDDALLDIYRKLRPGEPPTREAAQTLLENLYFNPKRYDLAKVGRYKVNKKLGADEPLDAGVLTVDDIIATIKYLVKLHAGETETIGESGRSIVVETDDIDHFGNRRLRNVGELIQNQVRTGLARMERVVRERMTTQDVEAITPQTLINIRPVVASIKEFFGTSQLSQFMDQNNPLSGLTHKRRLSALGPGGLSRERAGFEVRDVHPSHYGRMCPIETPEGPNIGLIGSLASYGRVNAFGFVETPYRKVVDAQVTDEVDYLTADEEDRFVIAQANARLDENLRFAEGRVLVRRRGGEVDYVPGTDVDYMDVSPRQMVSVATAMIPFLEHDDANRALMGANMMRQAVPLIKAEAPLVGTGMEYRCAVDAGDSIKAEKDGVVQEVSADYITVANDDGTYTTYRVAKFSRSNQGTSVNQKVIVNEGDRVIEAQVLADGPATENGEMALGKNLLVAFMPWEGHNYEDAIILSQRLVQDDVLSSIHIEEHEVDARDTKLGPEEITRDIPNVSEEVLADLDERGIIRIGADVVAGDILVGKVTPKGETELTPEERLLRAIFGEKAREVRDTSLKVPHGEIGKVIGVRVFDREEGDELPPGVNQLVRVYVAQKRKITDGDKLAGRHGNKGVISKILPIEDMPFLEDGTPVDIILNPLGVPSRMNPGQVLEIHLGWLASRGWDVSGLAEEWAERLKAIGADRVEPGTNVATPVFDGAREDELAGLFEHTIPNRDGDRLVLPSGKARLFDGRSGEPFPDPISVGYMYILKLHHLVDDKLHARSTGPYSMITQQPLGGKAQFGGQRFGEMEVWALEAYGAAYALQELLTIKSDDVTGRVKVYEAIVKGENIPEPGIPESFKVLIKEMQSLCLNVEVLSSDGMSIEMRDTDEDVFRAAEELGIDLSRREPSSVEEV; encoded by the coding sequence TTGGCCGCCTCGCGCAACGCCTCGACCAATACGAACAACGGTGCCAGCACCGCCCCGCTGCGCATCTCCTTTGCAAAGATCAAGGAGCCGCTCGAGGTTCCGAACCTCCTGGCGCTGCAGACCGAGAGCTTTGACTGGCTGCTCGGCAACGCCGCCTGGAAGTCCCGCGTCGAGTCGGCGCTCGAGAGTGGACTCGATGTCCCCACCAAGTCCGGTCTGGAAGAGATCTTCGAGGAGATCTCGCCGATCGAGGACTTCTCCGGGTCGATGTCGCTGACCTTCCGCGACCACCGGTTCGAGCCGGCGAAGAACTCCGTCGACGAGTGCAAGGAGCGCGACTTCACGTACGCGGCGCCGCTCTTCGTCACCGCCGAGTTCACGAACAACGAGACCGGTGAGATCAAGTCTCAGACGGTCTTCATGGGCGACTTCCCGCTCATGACCAACAAGGGCACCTTCGTCATCAACGGCACCGAGCGTGTCGTGGTGTCGCAGCTGGTGCGCTCCCCCGGCGTCTACTTCGACTCCTCCATCGACAAGACGTCCGACAAGGACATCTTCTCCGCCAAGATCATCCCCTCCCGGGGTGCCTGGCTGGAGATGGAGGTCGACAAGCGCGACATGGTCGGTGTCCGCATCGACCGCAAGCGCAAGCAGTCCGTGACCGTCCTCCTCAAGGCCCTCGGCTGGACCACCGAGCAGATCCTCGAGGAGTTCGGCGAATACGAGTCCATGCGCGCCACCCTGGAGAAGGACCACACCCAGGGCCAGGACGACGCGCTGCTCGACATCTACCGCAAGCTGCGTCCGGGCGAGCCGCCGACCCGTGAGGCCGCGCAGACGCTGCTCGAGAACCTCTACTTCAACCCCAAGCGCTACGACCTCGCGAAGGTCGGCCGCTACAAGGTCAACAAGAAGCTCGGCGCCGACGAGCCGCTCGACGCCGGCGTGCTGACCGTCGACGACATCATCGCGACGATCAAGTACCTCGTGAAGCTCCACGCGGGCGAGACCGAGACCATCGGCGAGTCCGGCCGTTCGATCGTCGTCGAGACCGACGACATCGACCACTTCGGCAACCGCCGCCTGCGCAACGTCGGCGAGCTCATCCAGAACCAGGTCCGCACCGGCCTGGCGCGCATGGAGCGCGTCGTCCGCGAGCGCATGACCACCCAGGACGTCGAGGCGATCACGCCGCAGACCCTGATCAACATCCGGCCGGTCGTCGCCTCCATCAAGGAGTTCTTCGGCACCAGCCAGCTGTCGCAGTTCATGGACCAGAACAACCCGCTGTCTGGTCTGACCCACAAGCGCCGCCTCTCCGCGCTCGGCCCCGGCGGTCTGAGCCGTGAGCGGGCCGGCTTCGAGGTCCGCGACGTGCACCCGTCCCACTACGGACGCATGTGCCCGATCGAGACCCCCGAAGGCCCGAACATCGGTCTGATCGGCTCGCTCGCCTCCTACGGCCGCGTCAACGCGTTCGGCTTCGTCGAGACGCCGTACCGCAAGGTCGTCGACGCCCAGGTGACCGACGAGGTCGACTACCTGACCGCCGACGAGGAGGACCGCTTCGTCATCGCCCAGGCCAACGCGCGCCTGGACGAGAACCTGCGCTTCGCGGAGGGCCGCGTCCTCGTCCGCCGCCGCGGCGGCGAGGTCGACTACGTGCCCGGCACGGACGTCGACTACATGGACGTCTCCCCGCGCCAGATGGTGTCCGTCGCGACCGCGATGATCCCCTTCCTGGAGCACGACGACGCCAACCGCGCCCTCATGGGCGCGAACATGATGCGCCAGGCCGTTCCGCTCATCAAGGCGGAGGCGCCGCTCGTCGGCACCGGCATGGAGTACCGCTGCGCCGTCGACGCCGGCGACTCCATCAAGGCGGAGAAGGACGGTGTCGTCCAGGAGGTCTCGGCCGACTACATCACCGTCGCCAACGACGACGGCACGTACACCACGTACCGGGTCGCCAAGTTCTCCCGCTCCAACCAGGGCACCTCGGTCAACCAGAAGGTCATCGTCAACGAGGGCGACCGGGTCATCGAGGCCCAGGTCCTCGCCGACGGTCCGGCCACGGAGAACGGCGAGATGGCGCTGGGCAAGAACCTGCTCGTCGCGTTCATGCCGTGGGAGGGCCACAACTACGAGGACGCGATCATCCTGTCGCAGCGCCTCGTGCAGGACGACGTCCTCTCCTCGATCCACATCGAGGAGCACGAGGTCGACGCCCGCGACACCAAGCTGGGCCCCGAGGAGATCACCCGGGACATCCCGAACGTCTCCGAGGAGGTCCTCGCCGACCTCGACGAGCGCGGCATCATCCGCATCGGTGCGGACGTCGTCGCCGGCGACATCCTGGTCGGCAAGGTCACCCCGAAGGGCGAGACCGAGCTGACCCCCGAGGAGCGCCTGCTCCGCGCGATCTTCGGTGAGAAGGCGCGCGAGGTCCGCGACACCTCGCTGAAGGTCCCGCACGGCGAGATCGGCAAGGTCATCGGCGTCCGCGTCTTCGACCGCGAGGAGGGGGACGAGCTTCCCCCGGGCGTGAACCAGCTGGTCCGCGTCTACGTCGCCCAGAAGCGCAAGATCACCGACGGTGACAAGCTCGCCGGCCGCCACGGCAACAAGGGTGTCATCTCCAAGATCCTCCCGATCGAGGACATGCCCTTCCTGGAGGACGGCACCCCGGTCGACATCATCCTGAACCCGCTGGGTGTCCCGTCCCGAATGAACCCGGGGCAGGTCCTGGAGATCCACCTCGGCTGGCTCGCCAGCCGCGGCTGGGACGTCTCCGGCCTGGCGGAGGAGTGGGCCGAGCGGCTCAAGGCCATCGGCGCCGACCGCGTCGAGCCCGGCACCAACGTCGCCACCCCCGTGTTCGACGGCGCCCGCGAGGACGAGCTCGCCGGCCTGTTCGAGCACACCATCCCGAACCGCGACGGCGACCGCCTGGTCCTCCCGTCCGGCAAGGCGCGCCTGTTCGACGGCCGCTCCGGCGAGCCGTTCCCGGACCCGATCTCGGTCGGGTACATGTACATCCTCAAGCTCCACCACCTGGTCGACGACAAGCTGCACGCCCGTTCGACCGGTCCGTACTCGATGATCACGCAGCAGCCGCTGGGTGGTAAGGCGCAGTTCGGTGGCCAGCGCTTCGGTGAGATGGAGGTGTGGGCGCTGGAGGCTTACGGCGCCGCGTACGCCCTCCAGGAGCTGCTGACCATCAAGTCCGACGACGTCACCGGCCGCGTGAAGGTCTACGAGGCCATCGTCAAGGGCGAGAACATTCCCGAGCCGGGCATTCCCGAGTCCTTCAAGGTGCTCATCAAGGAAATGCAGTCGCTCTGCCTCAACGTGGAGGTGCTGTCCTCGGACGGCATGTCCATCGAGATGCGCGACACCGACGAGGACGTCTTCCGCGCCGCGGAGGAGCTCGGTATCGACCTGTCCCGGCGCGAGCCGAGCAGCGTCGAAGAGGTCTGA
- a CDS encoding DNA-directed RNA polymerase subunit beta': MLDVNFFDELRIGLATADDIRTWSHGEVKKPETINYRTLKPEKDGLFCEKIFGPTRDWECYCGKYKRVRFKGIICERCGVEVTRAKVRRERMGHIELAAPVTHIWYFKGVPSRLGYLLDLAPKDLEKVIYFAAYMITFVDDERRQRDLPSLEAHVSVERQQIENRRDADLEGRAKKLESDLAELEAEGAKADVRRKVREGAEREMKQLRDRAQREIDRLDEVWNRFKNLKVQDLEGDELLYRELRDRFGTYFDGSMGAAALQKRLESFDLEEEAERLREIIRTGKGQKKTRALKRLKVVSAFLQTSNSPKGMVLDCVPVIPPDLRPMVQLDGGRFATSDLNDLYRRVINRNNRLKRLLDLGAPEIIVNNEKRMLQEAVDALFDNGRRGRPVTGPGNRPLKSLSDMLKGKQGRFRQNLLGKRVDYSARSVIVVGPQLKLHQCGLPKAMALELFKPFVMKRLVDLNHAQNIKSAKRMVERGRTVVYDVLEEVIAEHPVLLNRAPTLHRLGIQAFEPQLVEGKAIQIHPLVCTAFNADFDGDQMAVHLPLSAEAQAEARILMLSSNNILKPADGRPVTMPTQDMVLGLFFLTTDGELRDVKGEGRAFGSTAEAIMAFDAGELSLQASVDIRFPVGTIPPRGWVPPVAEEGEQEFQPGDSFRLKTTLGRALFNELLPEDYPFVDYSVGKKQLSEIVNDLAERYPKVIVAATLDNLKAAGFHWATRSGVTVAISDVVVPEAKKEIVAGYEAQDEKVQKQYERGLITKDERTQELIAIWTKATNEVAEAMNANFPKTNPIFMMVDSGARGNMMQMRQIAGMRGLVSNAKNETIPRPIKASFREGLSVLEYFISTHGARKGLADTALRTADSGYLTRRLVDVSQDVIIREEDCGTDRGLKLKIASRGEDGVLRKADDVETSVYARMLAEDVVVDGKVIAPANVDLGDVLIDALVANGVEEVKTRSVLTCESAVGTCAFCYGRSLATGKLVDIGEAVGIIAAQSIGEPGTQLTMRTFHTGGVAGDDITQGLPRVVELFEARTPKGVAPISEAAGRVRIEETEKTKKIVITPDDGSDETAYPISKRAKVIVHEGDHVEVGQKLTAGATNPHDVLRILGQRAVQVHLVGEVQKVYNSQGVSIHDKHIEIIIRQMLRRVTIIESGDAELLPGELVERSRFETENRRVVTEGGHPASGRPQLMGITKASLATESWLSAASFQETTRVLTDAAINAKSDSLIGLKENVIIGKLIPAGTGLARYRNIRVEPTEEAKAAMYSAVGYDDIDYSPFGTGSGQAVPLEDYDYGPYNG, encoded by the coding sequence GTGCTCGACGTCAACTTCTTCGACGAGCTGCGGATCGGCCTTGCCACCGCGGACGACATCCGTACCTGGTCGCACGGCGAGGTCAAGAAGCCGGAGACCATCAACTACCGCACCCTGAAGCCCGAGAAGGACGGCCTCTTCTGCGAGAAGATCTTCGGCCCCACCCGGGACTGGGAGTGCTACTGCGGCAAGTACAAGCGTGTCCGCTTCAAGGGCATCATCTGTGAGCGCTGTGGCGTCGAGGTCACGCGCGCCAAGGTGCGCCGCGAGCGGATGGGCCACATCGAGCTCGCCGCCCCCGTCACCCACATCTGGTACTTCAAGGGCGTCCCGTCGCGCCTGGGCTACCTGCTGGACCTCGCGCCGAAGGACCTCGAGAAGGTCATCTACTTCGCCGCGTACATGATCACGTTCGTCGACGACGAGCGCCGCCAGCGCGACCTGCCGTCGCTGGAGGCCCACGTCTCCGTCGAGCGCCAGCAGATCGAGAACCGCCGCGACGCCGACCTGGAAGGCCGGGCCAAGAAGCTCGAGTCCGACCTGGCCGAGCTGGAGGCCGAGGGCGCCAAGGCCGACGTGCGCCGCAAGGTGCGCGAGGGCGCCGAGCGCGAGATGAAGCAGCTCCGCGACCGCGCGCAGCGCGAGATCGACCGCCTCGACGAGGTGTGGAACCGCTTCAAGAACCTCAAGGTCCAGGACCTCGAGGGCGACGAGCTGCTCTACCGCGAGCTGCGCGACCGCTTCGGCACGTACTTCGACGGCTCGATGGGTGCCGCGGCGCTGCAGAAGCGCCTGGAGTCCTTCGACCTGGAGGAGGAGGCCGAGCGCCTCCGCGAGATCATCCGCACGGGCAAGGGCCAGAAGAAGACCCGCGCGCTCAAGCGCCTCAAGGTCGTCTCCGCGTTCCTGCAGACCAGCAACAGCCCCAAGGGCATGGTGCTCGACTGCGTGCCGGTCATCCCGCCGGACCTGCGTCCGATGGTGCAGCTGGACGGTGGCCGCTTCGCGACCTCCGACCTGAACGACCTGTACCGCCGCGTCATCAACCGCAACAACCGCCTGAAGCGCCTCCTCGACCTCGGTGCCCCCGAGATCATCGTGAACAACGAGAAGCGCATGCTCCAGGAGGCCGTCGACGCGCTCTTCGACAACGGCCGCCGCGGCCGCCCGGTCACGGGCCCCGGCAACCGTCCGCTGAAGTCGCTGTCCGACATGCTCAAGGGCAAGCAGGGCCGCTTCCGCCAGAACCTGCTCGGCAAGCGAGTCGACTACTCGGCGCGTTCCGTCATCGTCGTCGGCCCGCAGCTGAAGCTGCACCAGTGCGGTCTGCCCAAGGCCATGGCGCTGGAGCTCTTCAAGCCGTTCGTGATGAAGCGCCTGGTCGACCTGAACCACGCGCAGAACATCAAGTCGGCCAAGCGCATGGTCGAGCGCGGCCGCACCGTCGTGTACGACGTCCTCGAAGAGGTCATCGCCGAGCACCCGGTGCTGCTGAACCGTGCGCCCACGCTGCACCGCCTCGGCATCCAGGCCTTCGAGCCGCAGCTGGTCGAGGGCAAGGCCATCCAGATCCACCCGCTCGTCTGCACCGCGTTCAACGCGGACTTCGACGGTGACCAGATGGCCGTCCACCTGCCGCTCTCCGCGGAGGCGCAGGCCGAGGCCCGCATCCTGATGCTGTCCTCGAACAACATCCTCAAGCCGGCCGACGGCCGCCCGGTCACGATGCCGACCCAGGACATGGTCCTCGGTCTGTTCTTCCTGACCACGGACGGCGAGCTCCGCGACGTCAAGGGCGAGGGCCGCGCGTTCGGCTCCACCGCCGAGGCGATCATGGCGTTCGACGCCGGCGAGCTGTCGCTCCAGGCGTCCGTGGACATCCGCTTCCCGGTGGGCACCATCCCGCCGCGCGGCTGGGTCCCGCCGGTCGCCGAGGAGGGCGAGCAGGAGTTCCAGCCGGGCGACAGCTTCCGCCTGAAGACCACGCTGGGCCGTGCGCTCTTCAACGAGCTGCTGCCCGAGGACTACCCGTTCGTCGACTACTCGGTGGGCAAGAAGCAGCTCTCCGAGATCGTCAACGACCTGGCCGAGCGCTACCCCAAGGTCATCGTGGCGGCGACGCTCGACAACCTGAAGGCGGCCGGCTTCCACTGGGCGACCCGCTCCGGCGTCACCGTGGCCATCTCCGACGTCGTGGTCCCCGAGGCCAAGAAGGAGATCGTCGCGGGCTACGAGGCCCAGGACGAGAAGGTCCAGAAGCAGTACGAGCGCGGTCTGATCACCAAGGACGAGCGCACGCAGGAACTCATCGCGATCTGGACCAAGGCGACCAACGAGGTCGCCGAGGCGATGAACGCGAACTTCCCCAAGACCAACCCCATCTTCATGATGGTCGACTCGGGTGCCCGAGGAAACATGATGCAGATGAGGCAGATCGCCGGTATGCGCGGTCTGGTGTCGAACGCGAAGAACGAGACCATCCCGCGTCCGATCAAGGCCTCGTTCCGCGAGGGCCTGTCCGTGCTCGAGTACTTCATCTCGACCCACGGTGCCCGCAAGGGTCTGGCCGACACCGCCCTGCGTACCGCCGACTCGGGTTACCTGACCCGTCGTCTGGTGGACGTCTCGCAGGACGTGATCATCCGCGAGGAGGACTGCGGCACCGACCGCGGCCTGAAGCTGAAGATCGCGTCCCGCGGCGAGGACGGCGTCCTGCGCAAGGCCGACGACGTCGAGACCTCGGTCTACGCCCGCATGCTGGCGGAGGACGTGGTCGTCGACGGCAAGGTCATCGCGCCGGCCAACGTCGACCTCGGCGACGTCCTGATCGACGCCCTCGTCGCCAACGGCGTCGAGGAGGTCAAGACCCGCTCCGTCCTGACCTGCGAGTCCGCGGTGGGCACCTGTGCCTTCTGCTACGGCCGCTCGCTGGCCACCGGCAAGCTGGTCGACATCGGCGAGGCGGTCGGTATCATCGCCGCCCAGTCCATCGGTGAGCCCGGTACCCAGCTGACGATGCGTACCTTCCACACCGGTGGTGTGGCCGGTGACGACATCACCCAGGGTCTGCCGCGTGTCGTCGAGCTCTTCGAGGCCCGTACCCCGAAGGGTGTCGCCCCGATCTCCGAGGCCGCCGGCCGCGTGCGGATCGAGGAGACCGAGAAGACCAAGAAGATCGTCATCACCCCGGACGACGGCAGCGACGAGACGGCGTACCCGATCTCGAAGCGCGCCAAGGTCATCGTCCACGAGGGCGACCACGTCGAGGTGGGCCAGAAGCTCACCGCGGGTGCCACCAACCCGCACGACGTGCTGCGCATCCTCGGCCAGCGCGCCGTCCAGGTGCACCTGGTCGGCGAGGTCCAGAAGGTCTACAACTCGCAGGGCGTGTCGATCCACGACAAGCACATCGAGATCATCATCCGGCAGATGCTGCGCCGCGTGACGATCATCGAGTCCGGCGACGCGGAGCTGCTGCCGGGCGAGCTCGTCGAGCGCTCGCGCTTCGAGACCGAGAACCGTCGTGTGGTCACCGAGGGCGGTCACCCCGCCTCCGGCCGTCCGCAGCTGATGGGTATCACCAAGGCCTCGCTGGCGACGGAGTCCTGGCTGTCGGCCGCCTCCTTCCAGGAGACGACCCGAGTCCTGACGGACGCGGCGATCAACGCCAAGTCCGACAGCCTCATCGGCCTCAAGGAGAACGTCATCATCGGCAAGCTCATCCCGGCCGGTACGGGCCTCGCCCGCTACCGCAACATCCGGGTCGAGCCGACCGAGGAGGCGAAGGCCGCGATGTACTCGGCCGTCGGCTACGACGACATCGACTACTCGCCCTTCGGCACCGGCTCCGGCCAGGCGGTCCCGCTGGAGGACTACGACTACGGCCCGTACAACGGCTGA
- a CDS encoding YfhO family protein, with translation MRTATPEPKAADSPARPPDTARSHPVLARLRAPLSAFLLTAAAVCTAWAARGAFPFGSLGRAVNDQANQYVPFHRGLWDLAHGQAAGDLLFTWRGGFGQQFLSDYHTYLGNPFSWAAVLVPRDHVDLAVFAVTPLTTGTAAAAMAAYLGRLRPGPWWQRGVLGACYGLCGWALSDASYIPMWLWGLVALPLLGIAVEWCIEGRRPPGAALLVALAWLGNFYTAMMATMAACVLLAVRLATLETTGRQRLRALWRAATAAATGILLTLPLLLPAFLSSGAARQTQAAAFQPVGLDVLLSGMLPATHLWGGRPRLYVASLATVLALAFLFHPAIARRTRLVWGAATVLVLASFQFPPTQYLWHGLAVPNGNPYRETFVFSALLVVLAWLALAHRPRPLHAAAAAAVLAAAAFLLRRTDDFGGWTWPAVLGGGALSVLAVALLHHGARHRLLVPSAAVLMAGLVFAESAAAAWNADVRRARERWAKPAATSGPSIAAHTEAVRQVNGWPAYRTDSGTPQTSYNDALALRAEGPQYYSSYLPEATYRALEPLGYGFKNDGRTFFGADNPVLDAVFAIGARVRPGPVAGTWTASRFPAPPLVTVRSAPFTSPHPADSVYARQENALGAAVYRVPEPTADGTPQQRTYTAHCAPGSEAYWYSPGLTGTLSHPGGERRLDGRTTGVVRLGPVPADGALTATVRARGGSTATAAAAESHPIGCLDRAALDDAVARLTRTGATAVRTGGHSLLADLPPGAAGTAVVATTAVPGWRCTADGRPAPLTPFHGLLALRLPPDTRTLACTYTPPGLLPGLAGAALAALALTAATAFPRLRRRLRAPGRA, from the coding sequence TTGCGGACGGCCACCCCGGAGCCGAAGGCAGCGGACAGCCCGGCCCGGCCGCCGGACACCGCCCGCAGCCACCCGGTCCTCGCCCGCCTCCGCGCCCCGCTGTCGGCCTTCCTGCTGACCGCTGCCGCCGTCTGCACGGCCTGGGCCGCCCGGGGCGCCTTCCCCTTCGGCAGCCTCGGCCGGGCAGTCAACGACCAGGCCAACCAGTACGTCCCGTTCCACCGCGGCCTGTGGGACCTCGCCCACGGGCAGGCCGCCGGCGACCTGCTGTTCACCTGGCGCGGCGGATTCGGACAGCAGTTCCTCTCCGACTACCACACCTACCTCGGGAACCCGTTCTCCTGGGCGGCCGTCCTCGTCCCCCGCGACCACGTCGACCTCGCCGTCTTCGCGGTCACCCCGCTGACCACGGGCACCGCCGCCGCGGCCATGGCGGCCTACCTCGGCCGGCTCCGGCCCGGCCCCTGGTGGCAGCGGGGCGTCCTCGGCGCCTGCTACGGGCTGTGCGGCTGGGCCCTCAGCGACGCCTCGTACATCCCCATGTGGCTGTGGGGCCTCGTCGCGCTGCCGCTGCTCGGCATCGCCGTCGAGTGGTGCATCGAGGGGCGCCGCCCGCCCGGCGCCGCGCTGCTCGTCGCGCTCGCCTGGCTGGGGAACTTCTACACCGCGATGATGGCGACGATGGCCGCCTGCGTCCTCCTCGCGGTCCGCCTGGCCACCCTGGAGACGACCGGCCGGCAGCGGCTGCGCGCGCTCTGGCGCGCCGCCACCGCCGCGGCGACCGGGATCCTGCTGACCCTGCCCCTGCTGCTGCCGGCGTTCCTGTCGAGCGGCGCCGCCCGGCAGACGCAGGCCGCGGCGTTCCAGCCCGTGGGACTGGACGTCCTGCTCTCCGGGATGCTGCCGGCCACGCACCTGTGGGGCGGCCGCCCCCGCCTGTACGTCGCCTCGCTCGCCACGGTCCTCGCGCTGGCGTTCCTCTTCCACCCGGCGATCGCCCGCCGCACCCGCCTGGTGTGGGGCGCCGCGACCGTCCTGGTCCTCGCCTCCTTCCAGTTCCCGCCCACCCAGTACCTCTGGCACGGGCTGGCGGTGCCCAACGGCAACCCGTACCGCGAGACCTTCGTCTTCAGCGCCCTGCTGGTGGTCCTGGCCTGGCTCGCCCTGGCCCACCGCCCCCGCCCGCTGCATGCAGCGGCGGCGGCCGCGGTGCTCGCCGCCGCCGCCTTCCTGCTGCGCCGCACCGACGACTTCGGCGGCTGGACCTGGCCCGCCGTCCTGGGCGGCGGCGCCCTGTCCGTCCTCGCCGTGGCCCTGCTGCACCACGGCGCGAGGCACCGCCTCCTCGTCCCGTCGGCGGCCGTCCTGATGGCCGGCCTGGTCTTCGCCGAGTCCGCGGCAGCCGCCTGGAACGCCGACGTCCGCCGCGCGCGGGAGCGCTGGGCCAAGCCCGCCGCCACCAGCGGCCCGTCGATCGCCGCGCACACCGAGGCCGTCCGGCAGGTGAACGGCTGGCCCGCATACCGGACCGACTCCGGCACGCCGCAGACCTCGTACAACGACGCGCTCGCGCTGCGCGCCGAAGGCCCGCAGTACTACAGCAGCTACCTCCCCGAGGCCACGTACAGGGCGCTGGAGCCCCTCGGCTACGGCTTCAAGAACGACGGCCGGACCTTCTTCGGCGCGGACAACCCCGTCCTCGACGCGGTCTTCGCGATCGGCGCCCGCGTCCGCCCCGGCCCCGTCGCCGGCACCTGGACGGCCTCCCGCTTCCCCGCTCCCCCGCTCGTGACGGTCCGCAGCGCCCCCTTCACCTCGCCCCACCCCGCGGACAGCGTGTACGCCCGCCAGGAGAACGCCCTCGGCGCCGCGGTCTACCGGGTCCCGGAGCCGACCGCGGACGGCACGCCGCAGCAGCGGACGTACACGGCGCACTGCGCCCCGGGCTCGGAGGCGTACTGGTACTCCCCCGGCCTCACCGGCACCCTCTCCCACCCAGGCGGCGAGCGCCGGCTGGACGGCAGGACCACGGGCGTGGTCCGCCTCGGCCCGGTCCCGGCGGACGGCGCGCTCACCGCGACCGTCCGCGCCCGGGGCGGGAGCACCGCCACGGCGGCAGCCGCCGAGTCCCACCCGATCGGGTGCCTGGACCGGGCAGCCCTGGACGACGCGGTCGCCCGCCTCACCCGTACGGGCGCCACGGCGGTCCGCACCGGCGGCCACTCCCTCCTGGCCGACCTCCCGCCGGGCGCCGCGGGCACGGCGGTCGTCGCGACGACGGCGGTCCCGGGCTGGCGGTGCACCGCCGACGGCCGCCCCGCCCCCCTCACCCCCTTCCACGGCCTGCTGGCCCTCCGCCTCCCCCCGGACACCCGCACCCTCGCCTGCACCTACACCCCGCCGGGCCTCCTCCCGGGCCTCGCCGGCGCCGCCCTGGCCGCCCTGGCCCTGACGGCCGCCACCGCCTTCCCCCGCCTCCGCCGCCGCCTGCGCGCCCCCGGGCGCGCGTGA
- the rplJ gene encoding 50S ribosomal protein L10: MARPDKAAAVAELEDMFRSSNAAVLTEYTGLTVAQLKTLRRSLGGNAQYAVVKNTLTKIAANSAGITALDEHLAGSTAVAFVTGDPVESAKALRDFAKDNPKLVIKGGVLDGKALSADEIKKLADLESREVLLAKLAGAMKGKQSQTAALFQALPSKLVRTVEALRAKQDEQGGAE; the protein is encoded by the coding sequence ATGGCAAGGCCCGACAAGGCTGCCGCGGTAGCCGAGCTGGAGGACATGTTCCGCAGCTCGAACGCCGCTGTGCTGACCGAGTACACGGGGCTCACCGTTGCGCAGCTCAAGACGCTGCGCCGTTCGCTCGGTGGGAACGCCCAGTACGCCGTGGTGAAGAACACGCTGACCAAGATTGCGGCCAACTCGGCCGGGATCACCGCGCTGGACGAGCACCTTGCTGGTTCGACCGCGGTCGCCTTCGTCACCGGTGACCCGGTGGAGTCGGCGAAGGCTCTGCGTGACTTCGCCAAGGACAACCCGAAGCTCGTCATCAAGGGCGGTGTCCTTGACGGCAAGGCGCTGTCCGCCGACGAGATCAAGAAGCTTGCGGACCTCGAGTCCCGCGAGGTTCTGCTCGCCAAGCTGGCCGGTGCCATGAAGGGCAAGCAGTCCCAGACTGCCGCGCTCTTCCAGGCGCTGCCCTCGAAGCTCGTCCGCACCGTGGAAGCGCTTCGTGCCAAGCAGGACGAGCAGGGCGGTGCCGAGTAA
- the rplL gene encoding 50S ribosomal protein L7/L12, giving the protein MAKLSQDDLLAQFEEMTLIELAEFVKAFEEKFDVTAAAPVAVAAGVPGAPAAEAVEEKDEFDVILTGAGDKKIQVIKVVRELTSLGLKEAKDLVDGTPKPVLEKVNKEAADKAAEALKGAGASVEVK; this is encoded by the coding sequence ATGGCGAAGCTGTCTCAGGACGACCTGCTCGCTCAGTTCGAGGAGATGACCCTCATCGAGCTCGCCGAGTTCGTGAAGGCCTTCGAGGAGAAGTTCGACGTCACCGCCGCCGCCCCGGTCGCCGTTGCCGCCGGTGTCCCGGGTGCCCCGGCCGCCGAGGCCGTCGAGGAGAAGGACGAGTTCGACGTCATCCTCACCGGCGCCGGCGACAAGAAGATCCAGGTCATCAAGGTCGTGCGTGAGCTGACCTCCCTGGGTCTGAAGGAGGCCAAGGACCTCGTCGACGGCACCCCGAAGCCGGTCCTCGAGAAGGTCAACAAGGAGGCCGCTGACAAGGCCGCCGAGGCCCTCAAGGGCGCCGGCGCCTCGGTCGAGGTCAAGTAA